TCAGCTTCCGGCCCGGGGTGAGGAGGTCCTCGTGGTCGGCCTGGTCGCCGCGCCACTGGGTGACGTTGGCGAACGCCTGGCAGGGCCAAGAGGCGTGCACGAGGGCGTACCGCTCGACTTCGCCGGTGGTGATGATCCGGTCGAGGTACTCCAGCGCGTCGGCCTGGTGGAACTCGAACGGGTAATTCGGCATCGGGTTGACGTCCACGCCGACGACGTCGTATCCGGCGAGCCAGTAGCCCCACGACAATCCGCCGGCGCCGCAGCACAGGTCGAGGACGGTCAGCCCGTTCGGGGTACGCCCGGTCATGCGGGCCTGCTGTCGGCCGCACCAGACACGGCAGACGCGGCGGGGCGGCGGTCGGCGAGCATCCGCAGCCAGGACGCGACCGCCGTGCCGTGGTTGCCGCCGAAGAACGACACCTCGGGCGGCTCCGGGTCGGCCATGTCGGCGACCTCGTGCAGGACTTCGGATGCGTGCTGCGCCAGGGCGAGGGCCGCGTCGTCTCGCGGCGCTTCCACACCGGCGGTGGCCTGCTGGAGGAGGTAGAGCGCGCCGAGGGCTGCCGTGCCGGGGTCGTCGAGGTCGTAGCAGAGCGCGGCCAGGGCGGCGCGGGCTTCGACGGCCGGGCCCTCCAGCTCGGTGATGCGGGCGCGGAGCCTGCGGACCTCGGTGAGCAGCGCGGGCACGTCGGTGTCGGTGAGCTGACCGAAGTCGGGATGCGCGTTGGGGTCGATGGTGGCGGTGCGCTCGTACAGGTGGGCGGCACGGGTCTCGATTTCGTCGAGCTGCTGCTCGGTGAGCGGGATGGTCTGGTCGGTCATGTGGATTTCCTTTCGCGCGGGCCCTGGTAGAACCGGGTCCTCGGGTTGGTGTGGGGCGGTATGGGCTGGCCGGTCAGGCGTGGCCGAACTCGATGTCGGCCAGTTCGGCGCGTGCTTCGGCGACGGTGGTGCGGCTCATGGCCAGGTCGTAGATGAGGCCGACGGCGTGGTATTCGCCGCTGTCGGTGGCGTCGCGGAGGCGGGAGGCGATGTCGGAGATGAGGTCGAAGACGTCGCTGTCGGAGTCGACGGGTTCGTCTTCTTCCTCGTCGTCGGCTTCGTCCGGTGCGGTGTCCTCGTGCACGGCGGCGATCACGGAGGCTCGCAGTTCCTCGGGCATGCCGGGGTGGAACGCGAAGTGGATCCGCACTCCGGTCACATCGGCGTGGGTGATGTCGACGTGCTCGGCGTCGGGGATCAGGCCGTCGGCGCCGAGGTTGATGGCCCACTCGGAGATGTCGGCCGCGCCTTCGATCAGCGTGTGGATCGCCGTGGCCGGCGTGTTGAGGTCGCGGCATTCGAGTGCCTCGTCCCACGTGAGTCCGTCGTCTCCCGTGTCGGTGCGTGTGCTTTCGATGTGGGCGTCGAGCATTGCGGCGAGGGTGGCGTTGGGGTGTTGGTGGCCGCGGTGTGCGGAGAGCTGTCGGGCTGCTTCGGTGCGGAGGTCGTCGTCGGTGTAGGGGCGGTTGGTGGTCATGCGGTGTGCCTCGTTTCGGTGTCGGTGTCGGGGTGTGTGGGTCGGTCGGGGTGGCTGCCGGTGGCGGGGTCGCAGCCGAGGTGGGTGTCGTATCCGCGGTTGGCCCAGTCGGTGGTCATGGGTCGGGTGCAGATGGTGCAGAGGGGTTCTTCTGAGGCTGGCCGTTCCGGGGTTCCCTCCCCGTTCCCCCTCTTCGAGGGGGGAACGTGGGGAACGGGGGGCGTTCCGGGTGTTTCCGGGGGCGTTCCGGGAAACGTCTGACCTGGGGTTTTGTGTGTTCCGGGGTGCGTTCCGGGAAACGTTTCCGGGAACGCTGTTTGGGAGGGGGTCGGGGAACGCTCCGGGGAAACGTCGATACCTGGCATTTCGGACCGTGCTTTGCGGCGTCGGATGGCGTCAGCGATCTTGTTATTACCGCCCGGTACGCGGAGCTCGGCGAGCTTGTCCCGCGCAGCCCGGTTGCCCGCGTCGTTGGGCAGGCCGGCGCGGTCGAGGGCGGCGATGATGTGCTCGACGGTGCCGGGGATGGCGGCCATGCCGTGCGGCTCGCCGGGCTCGGTCTCCCACGTCATGACGACGTGGCGGGTGCCGCCGACGGCCCAGTTGTCGCCGTCGCGCTGCGCCTGGCGGAGCAGGGTGAACTGTTCGGGGCCGATGCCGGTGCGGGTGTGGGTCCGCTTGAGGGCGAGGGTGCCGCCGCCCTGCGCGGTGAGTTCCCACACGTGGTCGACGTCCTGCGTTTTGGCGGAGGAGCCTCGGCCGCCGCGGTCCTTGTCCTTGCCGAAGTGGTCGAGGCGCACACTCGCGATGCGGTCGCGCTTGAGGGGCAGCAGCGTGTGCCGGTAGAGGGACAGCCAGGTGTCGGCGTCGTTCTCGGGGCCGCCGATGAACCGGCTGACGGTGTCGATGACGACGAGTTCGGCGCCGGTGGCTTTCACCAGGGCGAGGAGGTCGGCGCCGCCGCCCGCGGTGTCGAGGGGGCGGATCGGCGGGAACGACGCGTACCGGAGTTCGCCCATGTTCCGCGGCCCGGCGCCGAACGACAGGAACCGTTCCTGGACCTGCTCCTGACCGTTCTCCGCGTCGAGGTAGAGGATGCGCACCGGGTCCTGCGGGGCGTCGCCGAGGAAGGGCTGGCCGGTGGCCATGCGCCACATCCACTCCTGGCAGAACAGGGACTTGCCGGCCTTGCCGTCGCCGACGAGGGTGATCTGCTGGCCCGGTCCCATGAGCTTGCCGGGCAGGAGCTGGATCGCGCCGAAGTCGGTGGCGAAGAACGTGCCCCAGTTGAGGAGGCTGGCGACGAGGTGGGAGGGGCCGCGGCCGGTGTTCTCGCGGAGGGTCTCGGCCTGCTGGAAGTCGGCGACGAGGGCGGCGAGTTCGTCGCCGTCTGCCTTCCGGTCGATCGCCGTCTTGAGGAGGGTGGAGTGGGCGTCGTAGCGGCGCTGCCGTGCGGTCTCGGCGATGCGCTCGGCGAACGCGGCGGCCATGCCGGGGGTGATGGTGTCGGTGCCGAGCCGGTAGACGAGGGCGCCGCCTTCGACGCGGTGGAGCTGGCCCTGCTTCTCGAGTTCGGCGCGGACGAGGGCGGGGTGGCAGTGCTGGCCGGTGGCGTGCAGGCCCGCAGCGGTGTCCCAGATGAGCTGGTGGGCGGGCTTGTAAAGGTCGTCGCGGGTGATGAGGAGCGCGCACTCGTCGTAGGCCTGCTTCGAGTGCATGACGATGCCGACGACGTACTCTTCGGCCTCCGCGTCGTGGGGGCTGGTGCGATTGAGGCCGTCGTGGTCCGCCTGGTCTGGCGCAAGGTGGCGGACGTTGCTCACGGGCGGTCTCCTCAAAACAGGGGCTGGGTCGGGCACTTGTGGGCGGTGAGGTGCTGGTGCGGGCAGTCCGGCGGGTGCCGGCCGGTCGTCCAGCGCAGTCGCAGGGCCCGGTGTGGGAGGCGAGGCAGGCACCAGACGAGGTCGTTGGGGCTGCTGTCCGCGAGGGCGGCGCGGTAGGGGCGTGGCTCGTCGGGGGGTGGGAGCGGCACGCTGGCTTTGAGGGCTGCGGTGTGGCCGACCCACTGGACGAGGAGGGGTGCCCGGCACGCGGGGCAGCGCGAGGTGATGCTGTTGCTGCCCCGCGGCCGGGCCCCGGTCACGCCGGTGCGCCGTTCATGACCGGGCTGTCGATCTGCTCGCCGATCGCCTTGACGACGTCGGCGAACGCCTGGTCGCGGATCTCGCCGGGGCGCTCCAGCTTGTAGCCGAGGGTGAGTCCGTTCTGGCCGATGCGGTGGCGGAGGCGGGCGGTGAGCCGGTAGCCCTCGCTGCCTTCGAAGGGGACGAGGCCGATGACGAACGTCTCGGGGACGACCAGCTGTCCCTTCTGGCCGGCCTTCGTGGTCTGGGTCTCGACGAACTGGAACTGCCGCTGCCCGCTGCTCAGTCGGGTCGCGGACTGGAAGTCGACCTTCACCGCGGCCTGGAAGGACTGGGCGATCTCCAGCATCTCGGCGGACGACGGCTCCAGCAGCTCGGGGAGGTGGTCCTCAAGGAACTCGGCGAACTCCTCCTGCTTCATCAGCTGGCCGTCGCAGCGCCGCCACTGCTGCCACGCGGTGGTCTCGCGCAGGGCGAGGTGGAGGCGGTGGCCGGACCAGCGGGCGCCGTTGGGGGTGTGGGCGTCGAGGACGGCGGTGACGGTGAGGCGCTCGCTGTCGGCGTACACCTCCGAGTTGTCGTCGTGGTGCTTGGTCCAGTAGGCGAGGAAGGACTCGGCGTCGCGGACGGTGGTGGTGCCTTGCTTGCGGGGCGGGGTGCCGGTGTGCTCGGGTCCGGTGAGGTCGATCGTCTTCACGCCGGTGGGGGTGTTGAAGGCGTGGACTTTGCCGGGGTCGAGTACGACGGGCTGCGCGGAGCGGAGCGCGGTGTCGACGATGACCTGTGCGTTGTCGGTGTTGGTCATGATCAGGCGTCCTTGAAGGTCTGGTTCGCGGGGGCGGTGCGGAACTCGATGGCCATCTGGCGGGGGTCCTCACGGACGGGCTGGCCGTCGTCGTCGAGGAAGTACAAGTTCTTGACCGGCGTGGGCTTCGGGGCCTTCACCGCGGACTCGACGCCGATCGGCATCGGGGCGGACTCGACGCCGTTGGCGGGCGGGTCGACGACGATGGTGATCGTCAGGGAGCCCTTCTTGCCGTGGGTGCGGACGGCGTCGAGCAGCTGGTGGAACTCGGCGGACAGCTCTTCGTCGGTGCGGCCGTTGAGGTGGCTGGCGAGGAACGCGGCGACGGGTGCCTGCGGCTGCTCGGCGATCTCGCCGGTGGTCTTGTCGACGTTGCTGCTCATGTGCTGGTGGTGCCTTTCTGGTTGGTGGTGCTGGTGTGGTGTGTGGGGGTGGGCCCGCCCGCTGGTTCAGGGGGAGCAGGCGGGCCCGGGTGGCGGCCGCGGCGCTGGGGGGTGCGCCGAGGGGGAGGCCGCCGGTCAGGTGGTCTTGGCGGCGGGCTGCGGTTCGCGGGCCCGCGGCCTGGGCGCGTGCGCGGTGCACTTCCAGCCGGTGAGGTAGAAGCGGACGGGCCCGTCGTGTTCGCCGGTGAGGCCGTCGCACGGCTCCGGCTCCCGGGCGCTCACGTCGTCGCCTCGGTTCGCTGCTCTTCCTGCTGCCGCATCCGGCGCAGGTGCTCGTACCGGTTGCGGCGGGCGCGCGGGGCCATCCCGCCTCGGATGCCGTGCCGGTTCTCGTGTCCGCGTCCGCCTTCCTCGGCGAGCGCGTCTTCGAGGCAGGCGATCCGGACGGGGCATGAGGCGCAGATCTGCTTGGCGGCCTCGGCCTTGGCCTTCTCTCCGGGGTGGGGGAAGAACAGGTGGCGGTACTTCGCCATGTCGGGCCGGACGCAGAGTGCTTGGGTGAGCCAGGCGCGGCCGGGTTCGGTGTCGTGGGTGTTGTAGTTGAGGCGTGTCATGCCGCGCTCCCGAAGATCCCGGCGTACAGGCGATCAAGTTGCGTCTCCTGCCGCTCCTCCTGCTGTCGGCGCTCCCGCATCGGCCGGTCCTCGACGTGCGCGCCGGCCACGCAGTGCGGGACGTCGCAGCCGGACGTCACAGTGCCCTCCGGATTCCGGCCGTGGTGCAGACGGAAAGCGACCTTGTACGCGGAGTACGTCGTGCCGCCGAACCACACCGACGGCGTGGTGTGCGACGTCGACCCGATCCAACGGACGTGGCCACCGTCGATCGGTTCGGCGTGCTGGTTGAACGCCTCCTCCAGCGAGGTCAGCCGCCGCCGGGCGGGGCGGGGGATGGACGGGTCGCGCTGGGCCCGCTTGTCGAGGGCCTTGCACAGGCCGCAGTACGCCGTGCCGTCACTCTCGAACTTCGCGTGCACGGCGAGGTCGTGGCCGCTGACGCACCTGGCCGGGACGTCGCCCAGGCCGCGCTCGGCGCGCACTCTCTGGCGGGCCTGCTGGCGTCCGGCCTCATCGTTGACGTGGTCGGGTGCGACGCAGTGCGGGTAGTCGCACTCGGCCTTGACGTAGCCCTGGGGCGGGCGGCCGTGCTTCTGCTCGAAGGCGATGCCGGCCGGGCTGTATCCGGCCTCCTTGTACCGCATGAGCGGGGTGCCGGTGGCCTTGGCGCGTTCGCCGGTCCATTCGAGGTGGCCGCCGTCGACGGGCCGGGTCTTGCTGGCCCACTTCTGTTCGAGGGTGAGGGGCTGGATGGCCACCTGGGGGAGGCCGAGGTGGGTGCGGAGGCGGGCGACGCGGACTTTGTCGCAGCGCAGTTCGCGGGAGATCCGCAGGTTGCTGTAGCCGTCGCGGAGCATGGCGATGATGTCCGTGTCTGTGGCGTTGCGTGGCGTGGGCATCAGCGGGTCACCGCCGAGAGGTTGTGCCACTCCACGCCGCGCAGCGCCTGCTCCGCCCACTCCTGCGGCACCTCTGCCAGGACATGACCCAAGGAGTGAAGGCCGAGAGCGAGAAGCATGTACGCGTCGCTCTCGTCGTAGCGGTGCTTGCCCTCTGTCAGCAGCCCGTACCGCTCGTGCACGACGTCGCGGATCATGCCCTTGCCGACCTTGTACCGGTCCTTCTGCGGCACGGTGGTCGGGACGGGGCGGGTCTTGCCGGTGGCGTACACGTTGCGGGACTGGGGGTTGATGACGGCGTACGGAATGCCGCGCTTCCACAGGTCTTGGCGGATCATCCAGCGCATGGCGGCGAGGGCGTCGGCGCCGGTGTTGTTCTTGCTGAAGGCGGCGCCTTCGATGACGACGTAGTCGGCGTGGCGGTAGAAGGTGGCGCAGCCTTCGAGCTGCTGGGCGAACCGCTCGTGGAGGTTCTTGGCGGGGGCGTGGACGTGGTCGGTCCAGCCGACGCCGGCGGTGCCTGTGACGATGGTCGCGGCGTCGAGGGCGATGAGGAGGGGGCGGGGCCCGGCCGCCGCGGGTGCGGCCGGGATCTCGGTGGTGTCGAAGAGTGTGGTCACGGGGTGCCTCCCTGCGGGGTGTTGGCGCGGTGCCGGCCGGACGGGACCGGGGTGACCCACCAGCGGGCGAGGCCGGTGGCTCCGACGAGCGCGGCCATGACGGCGGCGGCGCCGAGGGTGATCTCGTGGATCACAACTCCTCACCCGCCTCGCGCTGGGCGGGCACCGGGCGCAGCGGCCACTCGCCGGGGATCACGGCCTCCGGGTCGTACTTCTCCTTGGCCTTCGCCTCGTTGCGCAGCCAGGCCTGGTACCGGACGGCGTCCTCCCAGTACCACTGGACCTGCCGCGCGTGGAGCTCCTCGACCGTGAGGTCCCGCAGCGAGTTGAAGCGGTTCGTGCGCAGCGCCTGCACCCACGCGGGGCGCTCCCGGTACGGGGTGTGCGCGATGACGCCCATCTGGTACGCGGCCCGCGCTGACATGAACGCGTCGTACTCGGCGCCGTGCGCCTGCTCCTCGTCCCAGGGCAGTCCGTACGTCTCCGCGGTGGTCCGCATCTGGTACGGGCCCTGCGTCTCCGAGACGCGCTTGCGGAACGGGGCGACCTGCCGGTCGAGGACCATCGTGTCGATCACCCGCAGCGGCTCGCGGACGATGCCTTCGAGGCTGTCACCGAGGTGGCGGCGGCACTCGCGGTCGAGGAGGTTGAGGTCGTAGCCGCCCAGGTTGTGGCCAACCAGCGGGATGCCGGCGGCGACGACTTCGGCGATGGCCTTCGCGATCTCGCCGACGCCCTGCTCTGCGGGCTGGCCGTGTTCGGCGGCGTACTCGTCGGTGATCTTGTGGACTGCGATGGCGCCGGGCTCCATCGGGATACCGGGGTTGAGGAGCCAGGTGCGGATGTCGGGGGTGCGGCCGAGGCCGCCGAGGATGAGGGCGCAGGTGACGATGCGGGCGGTGTCGGCGTCTTTGTCGCTGGCCTCGAAGTCGAGGGCGGCCATGTGCTCGAGGTGCCAGCTCACGCGCCACCCCCGACGCGCTCCTTGTAGATGCGCGGGCCGAGACTGTCGAGCGTCTCCATGTCGCCGTTCTCGTTGGCGACCTGCGCGTTCAGCATCCGCAGGTTCGAGACCTCGTAGCCGATCTGCTGGATCCGCGCAGCCGACGTCTTCGGGTCGAGGATCTCGTCGCGGTACGACTCCGCCGACCGGGCCGGCGCCTCGATCCCGCGCTCGATCCGGTCCAGGTCCGGTTCCGTGTCGTGCGTCGGCGTCAGGCCGAAGCCCAGCAGCAGCGTTCGCAGCGCGACGGACTGCGCTTTCGTCGTGGCTTTGTCCGCGGTGTCCAGGGCCTCGCCCATGGTCTGGAGGGTGAAGCTGTCCCCCATCGGGCCCATGACGGTCCAGGTCACGACGACGGAGCACTCACGCATCGTGCCGCCGGACTTGGTGTTCTTGGTGCTGTATGTGGCTTCGACCTTGGAGGACATGACGTGCACGCCGTGCTTCAGCGTGACCGGGCCAAAAACGTTGACGACGGTGTCGACGCCACGGAAGTTGAAGCGGGTGCCGGACTGGTTGTACAACTCGCCCTTGCCGATGGCGCGGATGTCGCGGCGGACGCGGAGCCAGGCGACGCCGACGGGCACCATGTCCGGGTCTTCGGTGCCGGGCTCGTAGTCGGCCATCGGGTCCGGCGCCGGGAACTGGTCCACGTACCCGTCCGGGAGCTGCAAGTCGTCCTGCTGCTCAGCGGGCTGGGTGCGGCCTGCGGCCGAGGCTGCGTTCTCTCGCAGTCCCATGTCAGATCTCCCCCTTGTACTGCTTGGCGATGTCGATGCGTTCGGTCGGGTTCGGGGCCACGCACGCGGCGTAGGCGTCCGGGAACCGCTCGGCCATCAGCTCGAGGTCGACCTTCGGTGCGGCCTGGCTGGGCTCCAGGGAGTAGGCGCGCTCGCCGCCGATCAGCGCGGACTGCGCGTCGCCGAGGGCGGCGATCATGCGGGCCTTTGCTGCGGCCTTCGCCTTCTTCGCCTTGGCTTCGGCGCGCTGGTGGGTGCCGTAGTCGAGGAGCGCGTCGAGGGCGTCGTCGTGGCGGTCGATGTCGACTGCGCCGGAGCGGGTGGGGTGAAGGCGGCGGAACATCTTGGCGACCGCTTCGCCGTCCCCCGACGGGGCGGGCGGGACCTCGGCTTGCACGTGCTCGGTCCAGAACTTGTCGACCGCGGTGGTGATGTCGGCCATCACGTCGGTGTACTGGTCGGCGCGGATGACGCCCTGGTGGTACTCGTTGCCGCCGATGAGGACGGCGTAGTGCATGTGCTCGTAGCCGTTGACGATGATCTGCCACAGCACCTGGGCGGTGACGTCGTCGGGTGCTCCGGCGTGCCACTGCGCGGCCTTGAACGCGGACCGGGTCTTCACTTCGAGGGCACAGGGTGCCTGCTCGTCCTCGGACAGGGGGCACTCGGTGACGCGCCGGTCGAGGGTGGTCATCCAGTGCGGGTGGGTGTCGTGGGCGACGAGGCCGACGCGGCGGATGACGGAGCGGGACTGCATGGCCCAGCGGCGGGCGACGTTCTCTTCGTTGGCGGTGCCCCAGTAGGCGGCTTCGCCTGCGTCGTCGACGTCGAAGCCGAGCTTGTCGTAGTAGACCTTGATTGGGGGCTTCTGCTCGATGAGGCCGAGGATGCCGGGGACGTCGCTGGAGCCGATGCCGGAGCGGCGGGCGGTGAGCCAGTCGGCGCGGTCGGCGGTGGCGGGGAGGATGAGGCGGCCGGTCGGTGTTACCCGGCGGCCGGCGGCCGGGGCCGAGGCCCCGACCGGCGCGGACGTTGTCATCGGGCGTCGCCTCCGCTCGGCGCTGAGAGTGCGGCCACGGCGGCAGCCCAGGTCGAGTCACCGTCGTCGCCGGTGGCGGCACCCCACACGGCGTCTCCGTATGCGGCCTGGTGGCGGGCGGCGATCTCGCGGGCCGCGTCGGCGCCGCAGCGGATTTCACCGCGGTCGATCTGGCCGAGGACGCGGTCTGTGTCGGCGCTCGGGGTGATGGTCGGGAAGCTCACGGGCGGGCCTCTCTGGTCGTGGTAGGGAAGTAGGTGCGGCGACCGGAGGCGTCCTGCGGGGCGAGGAACCCGCGGGCGGCCAGCGCCCGCAGGTCCTTGCGCGCGGTGTTCCGCCCGGCCGTCGGCCACGGGGAGGCAGCGAGAAGCCACTCGGCCCGGGCGGTGGTGACCGGCTGCCCGTCGGCCTGTATGGCGGCGAGGAGGTAGGTGCGGCGGGAGACGTCAGCCACGGGCCACCTCGCTGGTGACGTCGACCCACGCGCTGTACTCCCAGTCGAAGACCGTGAGCGACTCGGCTTTCCACCGGTCGGTTCGGCCGTCGCATGCCCAGCCGACGGCGTGGATTGATCCGCTGACGGGGTGGGTGTCGAAGCCGACGACGCGGAACAGCCAGCCGTTGGAGCTGTAGGTGCGGCCGGGCTGGAAGAAGTCGGGGCCGCCGTGCTGCGCGGGCCGGTCGGCGGC
The sequence above is a segment of the Streptomyces asoensis genome. Coding sequences within it:
- a CDS encoding AAA family ATPase; its protein translation is MSNVRHLAPDQADHDGLNRTSPHDAEAEEYVVGIVMHSKQAYDECALLITRDDLYKPAHQLIWDTAAGLHATGQHCHPALVRAELEKQGQLHRVEGGALVYRLGTDTITPGMAAAFAERIAETARQRRYDAHSTLLKTAIDRKADGDELAALVADFQQAETLRENTGRGPSHLVASLLNWGTFFATDFGAIQLLPGKLMGPGQQITLVGDGKAGKSLFCQEWMWRMATGQPFLGDAPQDPVRILYLDAENGQEQVQERFLSFGAGPRNMGELRYASFPPIRPLDTAGGGADLLALVKATGAELVVIDTVSRFIGGPENDADTWLSLYRHTLLPLKRDRIASVRLDHFGKDKDRGGRGSSAKTQDVDHVWELTAQGGGTLALKRTHTRTGIGPEQFTLLRQAQRDGDNWAVGGTRHVVMTWETEPGEPHGMAAIPGTVEHIIAALDRAGLPNDAGNRAARDKLAELRVPGGNNKIADAIRRRKARSEMPGIDVSPERSPTPSQTAFPETFPGTHPGTHKTPGQTFPGTPPETPGTPPVPHVPPSKRGNGEGTPERPASEEPLCTICTRPMTTDWANRGYDTHLGCDPATGSHPDRPTHPDTDTETRHTA
- a CDS encoding DUF2303 family protein — encoded protein: MTNTDNAQVIVDTALRSAQPVVLDPGKVHAFNTPTGVKTIDLTGPEHTGTPPRKQGTTTVRDAESFLAYWTKHHDDNSEVYADSERLTVTAVLDAHTPNGARWSGHRLHLALRETTAWQQWRRCDGQLMKQEEFAEFLEDHLPELLEPSSAEMLEIAQSFQAAVKVDFQSATRLSSGQRQFQFVETQTTKAGQKGQLVVPETFVIGLVPFEGSEGYRLTARLRHRIGQNGLTLGYKLERPGEIRDQAFADVVKAIGEQIDSPVMNGAPA
- a CDS encoding WhiB family transcriptional regulator → MTRLNYNTHDTEPGRAWLTQALCVRPDMAKYRHLFFPHPGEKAKAEAAKQICASCPVRIACLEDALAEEGGRGHENRHGIRGGMAPRARRNRYEHLRRMRQQEEQRTEATT
- a CDS encoding exonuclease domain-containing protein, which gives rise to MSWHLEHMAALDFEASDKDADTARIVTCALILGGLGRTPDIRTWLLNPGIPMEPGAIAVHKITDEYAAEHGQPAEQGVGEIAKAIAEVVAAGIPLVGHNLGGYDLNLLDRECRRHLGDSLEGIVREPLRVIDTMVLDRQVAPFRKRVSETQGPYQMRTTAETYGLPWDEEQAHGAEYDAFMSARAAYQMGVIAHTPYRERPAWVQALRTNRFNSLRDLTVEELHARQVQWYWEDAVRYQAWLRNEAKAKEKYDPEAVIPGEWPLRPVPAQREAGEEL
- a CDS encoding ERF family protein — encoded protein: MGLRENAASAAGRTQPAEQQDDLQLPDGYVDQFPAPDPMADYEPGTEDPDMVPVGVAWLRVRRDIRAIGKGELYNQSGTRFNFRGVDTVVNVFGPVTLKHGVHVMSSKVEATYSTKNTKSGGTMRECSVVVTWTVMGPMGDSFTLQTMGEALDTADKATTKAQSVALRTLLLGFGLTPTHDTEPDLDRIERGIEAPARSAESYRDEILDPKTSAARIQQIGYEVSNLRMLNAQVANENGDMETLDSLGPRIYKERVGGGA
- a CDS encoding YqaJ viral recombinase family protein, whose translation is MTTSAPVGASAPAAGRRVTPTGRLILPATADRADWLTARRSGIGSSDVPGILGLIEQKPPIKVYYDKLGFDVDDAGEAAYWGTANEENVARRWAMQSRSVIRRVGLVAHDTHPHWMTTLDRRVTECPLSEDEQAPCALEVKTRSAFKAAQWHAGAPDDVTAQVLWQIIVNGYEHMHYAVLIGGNEYHQGVIRADQYTDVMADITTAVDKFWTEHVQAEVPPAPSGDGEAVAKMFRRLHPTRSGAVDIDRHDDALDALLDYGTHQRAEAKAKKAKAAAKARMIAALGDAQSALIGGERAYSLEPSQAAPKVDLELMAERFPDAYAACVAPNPTERIDIAKQYKGEI